A region of Desulfolithobacter dissulfuricans DNA encodes the following proteins:
- the cas5c gene encoding type I-C CRISPR-associated protein Cas5c — protein MSRSSPFRLKVSGANACFTRPEMKVERVSYDIMTPSAARGILEAILWKPAIAWKILQIDVLKPVRWESVRRNEVGAVISARNVQTAMNRGNGNLGLYVEKERQQRAGLFLRDVAYVIHADFEMTDKAGSDDNVTKFEQMFIRRASRGQCFHRPYFGCREFPVDFAFLPRDAEPPAPIPDSRDLGWMLYDMDYTGKEPMPRFFHAVMQHGRVDLRNVEVRS, from the coding sequence ATGAGCAGAAGCAGTCCTTTCCGGCTGAAGGTGAGCGGCGCTAATGCCTGTTTTACCCGGCCGGAAATGAAAGTGGAACGGGTGAGTTACGATATAATGACCCCATCGGCGGCCCGTGGAATTCTGGAAGCCATTTTATGGAAACCGGCCATTGCCTGGAAGATCCTCCAGATTGATGTGTTGAAGCCTGTCCGCTGGGAATCGGTGCGCCGTAACGAGGTGGGCGCGGTGATCTCTGCCCGCAATGTGCAGACAGCCATGAACAGGGGCAACGGCAATCTCGGACTGTACGTGGAAAAGGAACGCCAGCAGCGGGCCGGATTGTTTTTGCGGGATGTGGCCTATGTCATCCATGCTGATTTCGAGATGACCGACAAGGCCGGGTCTGATGATAATGTCACGAAATTTGAGCAGATGTTTATTCGCCGGGCCTCCAGGGGGCAATGTTTTCACCGCCCCTATTTTGGCTGCCGTGAATTCCCGGTGGACTTTGCATTTCTGCCCAGGGATGCCGAGCCCCCCGCACCTATCCCGGACAGCCGCGATCTCGGCTGGATGTTGTATGACATGGATTACACCGGCAAGGAGCCCATGCCCCGGTTTTTCCATGCTGTCATGCAACACGGGCGGGTGGATCTCCGAAATGTGGAGGTGCGGTCATGA